A single region of the Thioalkalivibrio nitratireducens DSM 14787 genome encodes:
- a CDS encoding IS4 family transposase: MWEQSQIKRTLSAPANLARVQALIREAPELHRTGLADRVCATLGFLDARGRVQRAGCLKALRALERAGRITLPPARSTPGRGGQGRRLGEAVPAPQGVGREVTELEGLELVRVDTAEHRALWNELMAREHPRGMGPLVGAQVRYLVGSAQGWLGALGFAASALQLAARDAWIGWDPALRERHRHRVVGLNRFLLRPGVSCRNLASWTLGRAFRRLGADFEACHGYRPWLVETFIEPPHTGVSLRASNWRFVGETCGRGRQDRGHAAEETRKAIYVYELEPDWRARLGVGPAPARGDTPLEPAEGLDAQQWAEHEFGGAPLGDKRLTKRLVDSARRQGEDPLRAFTAVARDDWAAVKGYYRLIDQPEDSDVTPEHILAPHRACTQRRMQAQATVLCLQDGTDLNFTTRPQTRGVGVIGRNQTGAESLGLHLHSTLAVNADGLPLGVLQAQFEAPQPRGDAEPAQEEKKSFRWIAGLRDAAALAATLPNTRVISVADREADAFELYVEQQRHPAVELVIRAQHNRRLADGRRLFDVARATASRGSVELQVDGQSLRTKTSKRPARLGRAARTAELELRYTPVTLRGTPADADQPVTLELTVVHALERDPPKGEKPLEWFVLTTLTVASAEQAAEILRWYRLRWRIEDWHRVLKSGCKIDELGHHSVERLERAIAIRLVIAWRVMLMTLLGREAPELPPELLFSDVELRVLGDYAQSRRRPRPSSLRAAVREVAILGGYTNRNHDPPPGHQLMWHGYAKLTTMSFAYALRDEIG; the protein is encoded by the coding sequence ATGTGGGAGCAGAGCCAGATCAAGCGCACGTTGAGCGCGCCGGCGAACCTGGCTCGGGTGCAGGCGCTGATCCGGGAAGCGCCGGAGTTGCACCGCACGGGGCTTGCGGACCGGGTCTGTGCCACGTTGGGTTTTCTCGATGCGCGTGGGCGCGTGCAGCGGGCGGGCTGTTTGAAGGCGCTGCGGGCGCTGGAGCGTGCAGGCCGGATCACGCTGCCGCCTGCGCGCAGCACCCCGGGGCGCGGGGGCCAGGGCCGGCGTCTGGGGGAGGCGGTGCCGGCACCGCAAGGCGTGGGCCGCGAGGTCACCGAGCTGGAGGGCCTGGAGCTGGTACGGGTGGACACCGCCGAACACCGGGCGCTCTGGAATGAGCTGATGGCGCGTGAGCACCCGCGCGGGATGGGGCCGCTGGTGGGCGCGCAGGTGCGCTATCTGGTGGGTTCGGCACAGGGCTGGCTGGGGGCGCTGGGGTTCGCGGCGTCGGCACTACAGCTGGCCGCCCGCGATGCCTGGATCGGCTGGGATCCGGCGCTGCGGGAACGCCATCGGCATCGTGTTGTTGGCTTGAATCGGTTCCTGCTGCGTCCGGGCGTTTCCTGTCGGAACCTCGCCTCGTGGACACTGGGTCGGGCGTTTCGGCGGCTGGGGGCTGACTTCGAGGCCTGCCATGGGTATCGTCCCTGGCTGGTGGAGACCTTCATCGAGCCTCCGCACACCGGGGTCAGCCTGCGGGCGTCGAACTGGCGTTTTGTGGGCGAGACCTGTGGCCGGGGTCGCCAGGATCGCGGCCACGCCGCGGAAGAGACACGCAAGGCGATCTATGTCTATGAACTCGAACCCGACTGGCGCGCACGGTTGGGCGTCGGTCCGGCACCGGCACGAGGCGACACGCCGCTGGAACCCGCCGAGGGTCTGGATGCGCAGCAGTGGGCTGAACACGAGTTCGGGGGTGCGCCCCTGGGGGACAAGCGATTGACGAAACGACTGGTGGACAGCGCCCGGCGCCAGGGCGAGGATCCGCTGCGCGCGTTCACCGCGGTGGCCCGCGACGACTGGGCGGCGGTGAAGGGCTACTACCGGCTGATCGACCAGCCGGAGGACTCCGACGTGACGCCGGAGCATATCCTGGCGCCGCATCGGGCGTGCACGCAGCGCCGGATGCAGGCGCAGGCAACGGTGCTGTGCCTGCAGGATGGCACCGATCTGAACTTCACCACCCGCCCGCAGACGCGCGGCGTCGGGGTCATCGGCCGCAACCAAACCGGTGCCGAGAGTCTGGGGCTGCATCTGCACTCGACGCTGGCGGTCAACGCCGACGGGCTGCCGCTGGGCGTGCTGCAAGCGCAGTTCGAGGCGCCGCAGCCGCGGGGCGACGCGGAACCGGCGCAGGAAGAGAAAAAGAGCTTCCGCTGGATCGCCGGTCTGCGCGATGCAGCGGCACTGGCGGCGACCCTCCCCAATACCCGGGTGATCAGTGTCGCCGACCGGGAGGCCGATGCGTTCGAGCTCTATGTCGAGCAGCAGCGTCACCCCGCGGTGGAGCTGGTGATCCGCGCCCAGCACAACCGCCGGCTTGCCGACGGGCGGCGCCTGTTCGACGTCGCTCGGGCGACGGCGAGCCGCGGGTCGGTCGAACTCCAGGTCGACGGGCAGAGCCTGCGCACCAAGACCAGCAAGCGCCCCGCCCGCCTGGGTCGGGCGGCACGGACCGCGGAACTGGAACTGCGCTACACCCCGGTCACGCTCCGTGGCACACCCGCCGATGCCGATCAGCCGGTCACCCTGGAACTGACCGTGGTGCACGCGCTGGAACGGGATCCGCCGAAAGGGGAAAAGCCGCTTGAGTGGTTCGTGCTCACCACCCTGACCGTCGCCTCGGCCGAACAGGCCGCCGAGATTCTGCGCTGGTACCGCCTGCGCTGGCGCATCGAGGACTGGCACCGGGTGCTGAAATCGGGTTGCAAGATCGACGAGCTCGGCCACCACAGCGTCGAGCGTCTGGAACGCGCCATCGCGATCCGGTTGGTCATCGCCTGGCGGGTGATGCTGATGACCCTGCTGGGACGGGAGGCCCCGGAGCTGCCACCGGAACTGCTGTTCTCGGACGTCGAATTGCGGGTGCTCGGCGACTACGCGCAGTCCCGGCGCCGGCCTCGCCCCAGCAGCCTCCGGGCAGCTGTCCGCGAAGTCGCTATCCTCGGTGGGTACACCAACCGCAATCACGATCCGCCGCCTGGCCACCAACTGATGTGGCACGGCTACGCCAAACTCACCACCATGTCCTTCGCCTACGCCCTGAGAGATGAAATCGGATGA
- a CDS encoding efflux RND transporter periplasmic adaptor subunit, producing MISNRALSAALAAATLLFAGISQAQFGPVITVEAAAAGEQTVSGTVVPFREVALTAQIGGRVTLVAGAEGDFFDRDEVLVAISDERLVAQRQQALAEMRSAEAAMREAQMQYGREVASPRARNIGQMPGMGMPAMFDQFFTRPMGAMAGMGDPAVDRHADLYSRYIGIDQAASRWKEARSRLEEIDSAIRDTRSVAPSSGLIMRKHVEEGDTVQPGQPLVSFGHVEVLRVEADIPARLVARLRVGDMVRVTLDVSKTEVDARVAQIFPIADPQRHTVTVKFDLPRGVPGGPGMYADVHIPGTDTTPGLVRIPLSAIIPGGALPRVAVVEADGTARVRMVRLGSVQGDMVTVLTGLEAGERILDSPYATIRSGERVDSAA from the coding sequence ATGATTTCAAACAGAGCGCTCTCCGCTGCCCTCGCTGCAGCAACCCTCCTGTTCGCAGGCATTTCGCAGGCCCAGTTCGGGCCGGTGATCACCGTGGAAGCCGCGGCGGCGGGTGAACAGACGGTCAGCGGTACCGTGGTGCCGTTTCGCGAGGTTGCCCTGACGGCCCAGATCGGGGGGCGCGTGACGCTGGTCGCGGGTGCCGAGGGGGACTTCTTCGATCGTGACGAGGTGCTGGTCGCGATCAGCGACGAGCGCCTGGTCGCACAGCGTCAGCAGGCTCTCGCGGAGATGCGCTCGGCCGAGGCGGCGATGCGCGAGGCACAGATGCAGTATGGCCGGGAGGTGGCGTCGCCGCGTGCCCGGAACATCGGCCAGATGCCGGGCATGGGCATGCCCGCAATGTTCGATCAGTTTTTCACGCGTCCGATGGGTGCGATGGCCGGTATGGGTGACCCTGCGGTGGACCGGCACGCGGATCTCTATTCCCGGTATATCGGGATCGACCAGGCTGCATCGCGCTGGAAAGAGGCGCGCTCGCGACTCGAGGAGATCGACTCGGCCATCCGGGACACCCGTTCCGTCGCACCGTCCTCGGGGCTGATCATGCGCAAGCATGTGGAGGAGGGCGACACGGTGCAGCCGGGCCAGCCGCTGGTCAGCTTCGGTCACGTTGAAGTCCTCCGCGTCGAGGCCGACATCCCCGCGCGGCTCGTCGCCCGGCTTCGGGTCGGGGACATGGTCCGGGTGACGCTGGACGTGAGCAAGACCGAGGTCGACGCGCGTGTGGCGCAGATCTTCCCGATCGCCGATCCGCAGCGGCACACGGTGACGGTGAAGTTCGACCTTCCGCGCGGTGTTCCCGGAGGACCGGGTATGTATGCGGATGTGCATATCCCGGGAACGGACACCACGCCGGGCTTGGTCCGCATTCCATTGTCCGCGATCATTCCCGGGGGCGCCCTTCCCCGCGTCGCCGTGGTGGAGGCGGATGGCACGGCCCGTGTCCGGATGGTGCGGCTCGGTTCCGTTCAGGGTGACATGGTCACAGTGCTCACGGGGCTCGAAGCGGGTGAGCGCATTCTGGACTCGCCCTATGCCACCATCCGCTCCGGCGAGCGCGTCGATTCCGCGGCGTGA
- a CDS encoding helix-turn-helix domain-containing protein — translation MAGNGTDPLPFSAEERRERESLGATLAAHHSNRTLAARHLVIDRATIWRKLHRLRLIPEGSR, via the coding sequence ATGGCCGGCAATGGCACCGATCCCCTCCCCTTTTCCGCGGAAGAACGCAGGGAACGTGAATCGTTGGGGGCGACCCTCGCCGCACACCATAGCAACAGGACACTGGCCGCGCGCCACCTCGTGATCGACCGCGCCACGATCTGGCGCAAGCTGCACCGCCTTCGCCTGATCCCGGAAGGTTCTCGCTGA
- a CDS encoding class I SAM-dependent methyltransferase: MWDQRYGTDEYVYGTEPNEFLREAVGNLPRQGRALCLAEGEGRNAVFLAEQGFEVHAVDASPVGLAKAKRLAVQRGVRIDTEVADLDVYRIEPESWHLIVSIFCHLPAPVRRTLHRQVVQGLRPGGRLILEAYTPAQLALGTGGPSDASLMMTLDELRTELAGLEFEHAREYEREVHEGRLHTGHGAVVQVVAVRPLGNAE; encoded by the coding sequence ATCTGGGACCAGCGGTACGGGACGGACGAATATGTCTACGGTACCGAGCCGAACGAATTCCTGCGCGAGGCGGTGGGTAACCTGCCCCGCCAAGGCCGGGCGCTATGCTTGGCCGAGGGGGAGGGGCGCAACGCGGTGTTCCTCGCAGAACAGGGGTTCGAAGTGCATGCGGTGGATGCCTCGCCTGTCGGCCTCGCGAAGGCCAAGCGGCTTGCGGTGCAGCGCGGGGTGCGCATCGACACCGAGGTCGCCGACCTCGACGTCTATCGCATCGAGCCGGAATCCTGGCACCTGATCGTGTCGATTTTCTGCCACCTGCCGGCTCCGGTGCGCCGGACCCTGCACCGGCAGGTGGTGCAGGGCCTGCGCCCGGGGGGGCGGCTGATTCTCGAGGCCTATACTCCGGCCCAACTCGCGCTGGGAACGGGAGGCCCGTCGGATGCAAGCCTGATGATGACCCTGGACGAACTGCGCACAGAACTGGCCGGGCTGGAATTCGAGCACGCGCGTGAGTACGAGCGAGAGGTCCATGAGGGCCGCCTGCACACGGGGCACGGTGCCGTGGTGCAGGTGGTCGCGGTCCGGCCGTTGGGAAACGCTGAATAA
- a CDS encoding ion transporter, giving the protein MNEITNLVRARLTRLVEAHLTQRLIIALILLNAVTLGLETSSTVMGVIGPVINVADTLILTIFTIEVLAKMVAYGLRFWRNPWHVFDFFVVGIALIPGTGPFSVLRVLRLLRLVSMVPKLRFIVEALLRAIPGIASILGLLVLVFYVFAIIATGLFRESHPEWFGTLGASMYTLFQVMTLESWSMGISRPVMEVHAWAWAFFVPFILVATFTVLNLFIAIIVDAMQRMHEHQVAVEEQTITTVVHEENASLHAELAALREQTEALQERLVRMQALLEKRQSP; this is encoded by the coding sequence ATGAACGAAATCACGAACCTCGTACGCGCACGCCTCACCCGCCTGGTCGAGGCGCACCTGACGCAGCGGCTGATCATCGCGCTGATCCTGCTGAACGCGGTCACGCTGGGACTCGAGACCTCGAGCACCGTGATGGGCGTGATCGGGCCGGTGATCAACGTGGCCGACACGCTGATCTTGACGATCTTCACCATCGAGGTACTGGCCAAAATGGTCGCCTACGGGCTGCGCTTCTGGCGCAACCCCTGGCATGTCTTCGACTTCTTCGTCGTCGGCATCGCGCTGATTCCAGGCACGGGCCCGTTCTCGGTGCTGCGCGTACTGCGTCTGCTGCGCCTGGTCTCGATGGTGCCGAAGCTGCGCTTCATCGTCGAGGCGCTGCTGCGGGCGATCCCCGGAATCGCTTCGATCCTCGGCCTGCTGGTGCTGGTGTTCTACGTGTTCGCGATCATCGCCACCGGGCTGTTCCGGGAAAGCCACCCGGAATGGTTCGGGACGCTCGGCGCGTCCATGTACACCCTGTTCCAGGTGATGACGCTGGAGAGCTGGTCGATGGGCATCTCGCGCCCTGTGATGGAGGTCCATGCCTGGGCCTGGGCCTTCTTCGTGCCGTTCATCCTGGTGGCAACCTTCACCGTGCTGAACCTGTTCATCGCAATCATCGTCGACGCGATGCAGCGCATGCACGAGCACCAGGTGGCCGTAGAAGAGCAGACGATCACGACCGTGGTGCACGAGGAAAATGCCAGCCTGCATGCCGAACTCGCGGCGCTGCGCGAGCAGACCGAGGCACTGCAGGAACGCCTGGTCCGCATGCAGGCGCTGCTGGAAAAACGGCAGTCTCCCTGA
- a CDS encoding histone deacetylase family protein, whose translation MKLFFISHPNCSRHRGPGYHPESPERLSAIDDQLIAAGVEPWLRHREAPLASREQLLRVHSPEYLDALAEGAPGPGEWTTLDGGDTYFGEHSLDAAHHAAGAVVLAVDLVLANSTHTAFCSVRPPGHHAGADYGMGFCVFNNVAVGAAHAMEGHGLSRVAIADFDVHHGNGTEDIFRDEPRVLFCSSFQHPFYPHSGADTVSDHILNLPLPAGTDGAALRAAVEQHWLPALEAFRPELILVSAGFDGHLEDDLAGFRLVESDYAWLTGALYDIAKRHCDGRLVSVLEGGYNLSALGRSVAAHLKVLSET comes from the coding sequence ATGAAACTCTTTTTCATTTCCCACCCGAACTGTTCCCGGCACCGGGGACCCGGCTACCATCCCGAAAGCCCCGAGCGGCTGTCCGCGATCGACGACCAGCTGATCGCGGCCGGGGTCGAGCCCTGGTTGCGCCATCGAGAGGCACCGCTGGCCAGCCGTGAGCAGCTGTTGCGGGTACATTCCCCCGAATACCTGGATGCGTTGGCCGAAGGGGCGCCGGGGCCGGGCGAGTGGACCACGCTGGACGGGGGCGATACCTATTTCGGCGAGCACAGCCTGGACGCGGCGCACCATGCTGCCGGAGCGGTCGTGCTCGCGGTGGACCTGGTGCTCGCCAATTCGACGCACACCGCTTTCTGCAGCGTTCGCCCACCGGGGCACCATGCCGGGGCCGATTACGGGATGGGGTTCTGCGTGTTCAACAACGTTGCGGTCGGTGCCGCCCATGCCATGGAAGGTCACGGCCTGTCGCGGGTCGCAATCGCGGACTTCGACGTGCATCACGGCAACGGCACCGAGGACATCTTCCGCGACGAACCGCGCGTGCTCTTCTGTTCCAGTTTCCAGCATCCGTTCTATCCGCATAGCGGGGCCGACACGGTCAGCGACCATATCCTGAATCTGCCGCTGCCTGCCGGCACCGATGGCGCGGCGCTGCGGGCGGCGGTGGAACAGCACTGGCTGCCGGCACTGGAGGCGTTCCGGCCGGAGTTGATCCTGGTGTCGGCCGGTTTCGATGGCCACCTCGAGGACGACCTGGCGGGCTTCCGGCTGGTCGAGTCGGACTACGCGTGGCTCACCGGCGCGTTGTACGACATCGCGAAACGGCACTGCGACGGGCGTCTGGTCTCGGTGCTCGAGGGCGGGTACAACCTCTCGGCGCTGGGCCGCAGCGTCGCGGCCCACCTCAAGGTGCTGTCGGAAACCTGA
- a CDS encoding bifunctional acetate--CoA ligase family protein/GNAT family N-acetyltransferase: MGPHYLNRILSARGIAVIGASNRPGSVGSLIFRNMLSMGYEGDLYAVNPKYRKVHGRKSYPDVGAIGRNLDLAVVATPASAVPGIIRECGQADVQGAIVISAGFVEEGPKGVRLQEAMLEAARQTGLRVIGPNCLGIMRPRHRINATFSRNHALPGHLALVSQSGAICTAILDWAEDQHIGFSLVASLGDAADVDFGDLLDFLALDPETRSILLYVEGIRHSRRFISGLRAAARMKPVIVIKSGRYAEGSRAAMSHTGALVGADDVFDAALERAGAVRAQTVQQMFSAASILSSGARVRGNRLAIVTNAGGPGVMATDRAVELDVAMAEFGATTMKRLDAALPPHWSHSNPVDLLGDADPARYDAALAACLEDPSVDGLLAMLTPQAMTDSDASAETVIRAAQRVAQGKPVLTCWMGGKQVEKARDRFCTEGLPHFITPEASVEAFAYLTAHQRNQRLLLQVPGPLSDRSPADVEGARMIIEGALDEGRKVLGTMESKAVLAAFRIPVTQTVQAHTASEALVAASTLGYPLAMKIASPDITHKSDVGGVRLNITTAEAVRKGFLTTMQEAREARPDARLEGVTLERMYRSHYGRELMVGVLRDPVFGPVISFGSGGTSVEVLHDRAVALPPLNETIIRGMIGRTRVARLLQRFRHMPPVDKLALEQVLLRISEMACELPEIHEVDINPLIVDENGLAAVDARVVVDFRPSSADRYAHMAIHPYPGHLVETWPMPDGITLTIRPIRPEDAQIEQAFVRGLSDESRYFRFMQAVHELTQEMLVRFTQIDYDRELGLIAVVEGEAGEEKQVAVARYTANPDQRSCEFAIVVADEWQGRGIGTHLMQSLMQAAKARGIDLMEGEVIAGNNTMLGLMRRLGFSIRPNRDDEGVVEVSRAL; encoded by the coding sequence ATGGGTCCCCATTATCTCAACCGCATCCTCTCCGCGCGCGGCATCGCGGTGATCGGCGCGAGCAACCGCCCCGGCTCGGTCGGGTCGCTGATCTTCCGCAACATGCTGTCGATGGGCTACGAGGGCGACCTCTACGCGGTCAACCCGAAATACCGGAAGGTGCACGGCCGCAAGAGCTATCCGGACGTGGGCGCAATCGGCCGCAACCTGGATCTGGCGGTGGTCGCAACCCCCGCCTCGGCGGTTCCCGGCATCATCCGCGAGTGCGGCCAGGCCGACGTGCAGGGCGCGATCGTGATCTCCGCCGGGTTCGTCGAGGAAGGGCCGAAAGGCGTTCGTCTGCAGGAGGCCATGCTCGAAGCGGCGCGCCAGACCGGCCTGCGCGTGATCGGCCCGAACTGCCTGGGGATCATGCGGCCGCGTCACCGGATCAACGCGACCTTCAGTCGGAACCATGCGCTGCCCGGACACCTGGCGCTGGTCTCGCAGTCGGGTGCGATCTGCACCGCGATCCTGGATTGGGCCGAGGATCAGCACATCGGGTTTTCGCTGGTGGCATCGCTCGGCGACGCGGCGGACGTCGACTTCGGCGACCTGCTCGACTTCCTGGCACTCGATCCCGAAACCCGCAGCATCCTGCTGTACGTCGAAGGGATCCGCCATTCGCGGCGGTTCATCAGCGGCCTGCGCGCCGCAGCGCGGATGAAGCCGGTGATCGTGATCAAGTCCGGCCGGTACGCGGAGGGCTCGCGCGCCGCGATGTCCCACACCGGTGCGCTGGTCGGCGCCGACGACGTGTTCGATGCCGCGCTGGAACGGGCCGGTGCGGTACGCGCCCAGACCGTTCAGCAGATGTTCTCGGCCGCGAGCATCCTGTCCAGCGGCGCGCGGGTCCGCGGCAACCGCCTGGCCATCGTGACCAACGCCGGCGGCCCCGGCGTGATGGCCACCGACCGCGCGGTGGAGCTGGACGTGGCCATGGCCGAGTTCGGCGCCACCACCATGAAGCGACTCGATGCCGCGCTGCCGCCGCACTGGTCGCATTCGAACCCGGTGGATCTGCTCGGCGACGCCGACCCTGCCCGCTACGACGCGGCCCTGGCCGCCTGCCTGGAAGACCCCAGCGTCGATGGCCTGCTGGCGATGCTGACCCCCCAGGCGATGACCGACTCCGACGCATCCGCGGAAACCGTGATCCGCGCGGCACAGCGCGTCGCACAGGGCAAGCCGGTGCTCACCTGCTGGATGGGCGGCAAGCAGGTGGAAAAGGCGCGCGATCGCTTCTGCACCGAAGGCCTGCCTCATTTCATCACCCCCGAGGCCTCGGTGGAGGCGTTCGCCTACCTGACCGCGCACCAGCGCAACCAGCGACTGCTGCTGCAGGTGCCCGGACCGCTCAGCGACCGCAGCCCCGCCGACGTGGAAGGCGCGCGCATGATCATCGAAGGGGCGCTCGACGAGGGCCGCAAGGTGCTCGGCACGATGGAATCCAAGGCCGTGCTGGCCGCGTTCCGGATTCCGGTCACGCAGACCGTGCAGGCGCACACCGCCAGCGAAGCGCTGGTCGCCGCGAGCACCTTGGGCTACCCGCTGGCGATGAAGATCGCCTCCCCCGACATCACGCACAAGTCCGATGTCGGCGGCGTGCGTCTGAACATCACCACTGCCGAGGCGGTGCGCAAGGGGTTTCTGACCACCATGCAGGAAGCACGCGAGGCGCGGCCCGACGCGCGGCTCGAGGGCGTGACGCTGGAGCGCATGTACCGCAGCCATTACGGGCGCGAACTGATGGTCGGCGTGCTGCGCGACCCGGTGTTCGGACCCGTGATCAGCTTCGGGTCGGGCGGAACCTCAGTCGAGGTGCTGCATGACCGGGCGGTCGCGCTGCCGCCGCTGAACGAGACGATCATCCGCGGGATGATCGGCCGCACCCGTGTTGCGCGGTTGTTGCAGCGCTTTCGGCACATGCCGCCGGTGGACAAGCTAGCGCTGGAGCAGGTGCTGCTGCGCATCTCCGAGATGGCCTGCGAGCTGCCCGAGATCCACGAGGTCGACATCAACCCGCTGATCGTCGACGAAAACGGGCTTGCCGCGGTCGACGCCCGGGTCGTCGTCGACTTCCGCCCGAGCTCCGCCGACCGCTATGCGCACATGGCGATCCATCCCTACCCCGGGCATCTGGTCGAGACCTGGCCGATGCCGGACGGGATCACGTTGACCATCCGCCCGATTCGCCCGGAAGATGCCCAGATCGAGCAGGCCTTCGTGCGCGGCCTGTCGGACGAATCCCGCTACTTCCGGTTCATGCAGGCAGTGCATGAACTGACCCAGGAGATGCTGGTGCGCTTCACCCAGATCGACTACGACCGCGAGTTGGGGCTGATCGCGGTCGTCGAGGGCGAAGCGGGCGAGGAAAAGCAGGTCGCGGTCGCACGCTATACCGCGAACCCCGACCAGCGCAGCTGCGAGTTCGCGATCGTGGTCGCCGACGAATGGCAGGGACGCGGGATCGGCACCCACCTGATGCAGTCGCTGATGCAGGCGGCGAAGGCGCGCGGAATCGACCTGATGGAAGGCGAAGTGATCGCCGGCAACAACACCATGCTCGGACTGATGCGCCGGCTCGGCTTCTCGATTCGGCCGAACCGCGACGACGAGGGTGTGGTCGAGGTCAGCCGCGCGCTGTAG
- the arsJ gene encoding organoarsenical effux MFS transporter ArsJ gives MNPSTLGLAAYARITANYWAFTITDGAIRMLVVLYFHQLGYSPLEIALLFLFYEFFGIVTNLAGGWLAARLGLNTTLISGTLLQIAALLMLTVPEAWLTVAYVMFAQALSGIAKDLNKMNAKSGVKLVAGDVQGRLFRWVAWLTGSKNALKGLGFFVGAALLYTVGFRGALVALAALLVASLTLAALGLPRGLGRVGGKPKFTQMFANSPAINVLSAARFFLFGARDVWFVVALPVFLSATLGWNHLQVGAFLALWIIGYGIVQAAVPSLLARRGVDPTGLTARFWALVLMLIPIGIVIALEAGLHPGAVLIIGLGVFGIVFAINSAVHSFLILDYAEADRVAMKVGFYYMANAGGRLVGTVLSGWIFMTHGLIGCLIASTAFVFAAWMLSALLPRTHGSRSLRQS, from the coding sequence ATGAACCCATCGACACTCGGCCTGGCCGCGTACGCCCGCATCACCGCGAACTACTGGGCGTTCACGATCACCGACGGCGCGATCCGGATGCTGGTGGTGCTGTACTTCCACCAGCTCGGCTACAGCCCGCTGGAGATCGCGCTGCTGTTCCTGTTCTACGAGTTCTTCGGCATCGTGACCAACCTCGCCGGCGGCTGGCTGGCGGCAAGGCTGGGGTTGAACACGACACTGATTTCGGGAACGCTGCTGCAGATTGCGGCACTGCTGATGCTCACGGTGCCCGAGGCCTGGCTCACGGTCGCCTACGTGATGTTTGCCCAGGCGCTGTCGGGCATCGCGAAAGACCTGAACAAGATGAACGCGAAATCCGGCGTGAAGCTGGTCGCTGGCGATGTGCAGGGGCGACTGTTCCGCTGGGTCGCCTGGCTGACGGGTTCGAAGAATGCGCTGAAGGGGCTGGGCTTCTTCGTCGGAGCGGCGTTGCTGTACACAGTGGGATTTCGGGGCGCGCTGGTCGCATTGGCCGCGCTGCTGGTGGCGAGCCTGACGCTGGCGGCGTTGGGCCTGCCCCGCGGGCTCGGCCGCGTCGGCGGCAAGCCGAAGTTCACCCAGATGTTCGCGAACAGCCCGGCGATCAACGTGCTTTCGGCGGCGCGGTTTTTCCTGTTCGGCGCCCGCGACGTCTGGTTCGTGGTCGCGCTGCCGGTATTTCTTTCGGCGACGCTGGGCTGGAACCACCTGCAGGTCGGCGCGTTCCTGGCGTTGTGGATCATCGGCTACGGCATCGTGCAGGCGGCGGTGCCGTCGCTGCTCGCTCGCCGGGGCGTGGATCCGACCGGACTGACCGCGCGGTTCTGGGCACTGGTGCTGATGCTGATCCCGATCGGCATCGTGATCGCGCTGGAGGCGGGGCTGCACCCAGGCGCGGTGCTGATCATCGGCCTCGGCGTCTTCGGCATCGTGTTCGCGATCAACTCGGCGGTGCACTCGTTCCTGATCCTGGATTACGCCGAAGCGGACCGGGTCGCGATGAAGGTCGGCTTTTACTACATGGCCAACGCCGGTGGGCGGCTCGTGGGCACCGTGCTGTCGGGCTGGATCTTCATGACCCACGGTCTGATCGGTTGCCTGATCGCATCCACTGCCTTCGTGTTCGCCGCCTGGATGCTCTCCGCGCTGCTTCCGCGCACCCACGGCTCGCGATCTCTGCGCCAGTCTTAG
- a CDS encoding TspO/MBR family protein has protein sequence MNRGDALSWRELRGLVLWLALVLVVAIIGGLVTRTSVADWYPQLVRPEFAPPNAVFGPVWTALYVMMAYAAWRIWRAHGFRRAPWTLGLFMVQLALNLLWSFLFFGFQQIGLALFEIVVLWFAILATLVLFWRLDRLAGALLLPYLAWVGFAAFLNHAFWVLN, from the coding sequence ATGAACCGAGGCGATGCGCTGTCCTGGCGGGAGTTGCGCGGGCTGGTCTTGTGGCTGGCGCTGGTGCTGGTGGTCGCGATCATCGGCGGCCTGGTCACGCGAACCTCGGTCGCCGACTGGTACCCGCAGCTGGTGCGGCCGGAGTTCGCGCCGCCGAACGCCGTGTTCGGACCGGTGTGGACGGCCCTTTACGTGATGATGGCCTACGCGGCCTGGCGGATCTGGCGCGCGCACGGTTTCCGGCGCGCGCCCTGGACGCTCGGTCTGTTCATGGTGCAGCTGGCGCTGAACCTGCTCTGGTCGTTCCTCTTTTTCGGCTTCCAGCAGATCGGACTCGCGCTGTTCGAGATCGTCGTGCTGTGGTTCGCGATCCTCGCTACGCTGGTGCTGTTTTGGCGCCTCGACCGCCTGGCAGGGGCGCTGCTGCTGCCGTACCTGGCCTGGGTTGGCTTCGCGGCTTTCCTGAACCACGCATTCTGGGTGTTGAACTGA